One Candidatus Zixiibacteriota bacterium genomic region harbors:
- the rpsR gene encoding 30S ribosomal protein S18, which translates to MRQNYTPEFDRRRRRICRFCEDKVNIINHHDDRLLRRFVNERGKITPRRISGNCALHQRKLTTAIKRARHIAIMPFTSETYR; encoded by the coding sequence ATGAGACAAAATTATACTCCCGAATTTGACCGCAGAAGGCGGCGGATATGTCGTTTCTGCGAAGACAAGGTGAACATTATCAATCACCATGATGACCGACTGCTGAGAAGATTTGTCAACGAGCGCGGGAAAATAACCCCGCGGCGAATCTCCGGCAACTGTGCTCTGCATCAGAGAAAGCTCACCACGGCAATAAAGAGGGCGCGGCATATCGCCATCATGCCTTTTACCAGTGAGACTTACCGTTAA
- a CDS encoding single-stranded DNA-binding protein → MNQAKLPYLNKVIMVGSLVRDPELRYTTANVPVANFKIASNKRYRDNNGSIRDDVCYVGVVAWQSLAESCVEQLKKGHSVLVEGELKSRVRNDGNGGKKNFVEIRAHHIQFLSHCDDLVNLEEVGDSPVMMPVEDNDPGQPEEVMSTINAVEEKSGRANYDYEENNL, encoded by the coding sequence ATGAATCAGGCCAAGCTGCCCTATTTAAATAAGGTGATTATGGTTGGTTCATTGGTCCGTGACCCGGAATTGCGTTATACCACGGCCAATGTTCCGGTAGCTAATTTCAAAATCGCTTCGAACAAGCGTTATCGTGACAACAACGGTTCGATACGTGATGATGTCTGTTATGTGGGCGTGGTTGCCTGGCAGAGCCTGGCTGAGAGTTGTGTGGAACAGCTCAAGAAGGGTCATTCCGTTCTGGTGGAAGGGGAGTTGAAGAGCCGCGTTCGTAATGACGGCAACGGCGGGAAGAAGAATTTTGTCGAGATTCGCGCCCACCATATTCAATTCCTTAGCCATTGCGATGACCTGGTTAATCTGGAGGAAGTCGGCGATTCTCCGGTGATGATGCCGGTTGAGGATAATGACCCTGGTCAGCCGGAGGAAGTGATGTCGACGATTAATGCGGTGGAGGAGAAATCCGGCCGCGCAAATTATGATTATGAGGAGAACAATTTATAA